The following are from one region of the Magallana gigas chromosome 6, xbMagGiga1.1, whole genome shotgun sequence genome:
- the LOC105328501 gene encoding uncharacterized protein: protein MYGKLTILLVALATCSAQFIPIKPLPTKLKIQTTTTTQKPKVTTTKAPQPNPNSGGPSNSGSCTYQFHVADPNGLCAGTSSALDKKVDQVKQDLDKTKFQYVSQNSMIQNTLARIQSDAAGYMSKLTDLNNEIQKLKQIASSAPTGTGNSAALNQMLHDTKDLLTKAISDINNKIFNITMQMQKSAVEETKIQTALNKQINDQTTKIAAAELKLITLENMLKNMQSGSTPVATMPPQPFTTNSMPTTTNGAQTTTGPAPTAPTALLNQLKTQLQTLESEVKQLEQTHTKEITDLTQKADQIKTDLANQTTEIAKAKTTSQAAFARLKVTEQDVQDAINNLTQFQKRVNPEMSILQAEILETSKNVSTVISSLQQLGSSIMSDKMKIVKNTINIRKLIPDAVKINSDLQKLNTTITNQAGELLQLEQDVHALKGNFTANGQSAKQYVDAIKTDMNNKMSSLNTTLNSATSDIMTLMGQSSRLSQLCG from the exons ATGTACGGTAAACTGACTATCCTTTTGGTTGCATTGGCGACATGTTCAGCCCAGTTCATACCCATTAAACCGTTACCGACGAAACTGAAGATCCAGACGACGACAACAACACAGAAGCCGAAAGTGACCACTACTAAGGCCCCTCAGCCCAACCCTAACTCCGGGGGTCCATCCAACAGTGGATCATGTACGTACCAATTTCACGTAGCGGACCCAAATGGACTGTGTGCAGGAACCTCGTCGGCTTTGGATAAAAAGGTGGACCAAGTGAAACAAGATTTGGACAAAACGAAGTTCCAATACGTGTCACAGAACAGCATGATTCAGAACACTCTGGCGCGTATACAGAGTGACGCCGCGGGTTACATGTCAAAGCTGACAGACCTAAACAACGAGATCCAAAAACTAAAACAGATCGCCTCGTCTGCTCCTACAGGAACCGGGAATTCTGCAGCTCTCAATCAGATGTTACATGACACCAAAGATCTTTTGACGAAGGCCATTAGCGACATCAACAATAAAATCTTCAATATCACCATGCAAATGCAGAAAAGCGCAGTAGAAGAAACAAAGATTCAAACAGCATTGAATAAGCAGATTAACGACCAGACAACGAAAATTGCAGCCGCGGAACTGAAGTTAATCACTCTAGAGAATATGTTGAAGAACATGCAGTCTGGGTCTACCCCTGTCGCCACCATGCCGCCACAACCCTTCACCACAAACTCAATGCCAACCACAACAAATGGCGCCCAAACCACCACTGGCCCTGCACCTACAGCGCCTACTGCTCTCTTGAACCAGCTCAAAACACAACTTCAGACGCTGGAGTCCGAGGTAAAACAATTAGAACAGACCCACACCAAAGAGATCACTGATCTCACCCAGAAAGCCGACCAAATTAAGACCGACCTCGCCAACCAGACGACGGAGATCGCTAAAGCTAAGACAACATCACAAGCGGCCTTCGCCCGGCTCAAGGTTACAGAGCAAGACGTTCAGGACGCCATCAACAACCTCACGCAGTTCCAGAAGAGGGTCAACCCGGAGATGTCCATCCTGCAGGCCGAGATCCTGGAGACCAGTAAGAACGTTTCCACGGTGATCTCCAGTCTCCAACAACTCGGCTCCAGCATCATGTCAGACAAGATGAAGATCGTGAAGAACACAATAAACATTAGGAAGTTGATTCCAGACGCCGTGAAGATCAATAGCGACCTACAGAAACTTAACACCACG aTTACAAATCAAGCCGGTGAGCTGCTACAGCTTGAGCAGGACGTGCACGCGCTCAAAGGAAACTTTACCGCCAACGGCCAGTCGGCCAAACAGTACGTGGACGCCATTAAGACAGACATGAACAACAAGATGTCCAGCCTCAACACCACCCTCAACTCGGCCACCTCCGACATCATGACCCTCATGGGACAGTCCTCCAGACTCAGCCAGCTCTGCGGATAG
- the LOC105347979 gene encoding exoskeleton protein RP43 isoform X2, which yields MAWILMFFHMLIKYVSSTCDVTAHEIQADSSWRFLTSTGYHEGSGSYINNMDCWWRIDSGGDDLKLLLFLTRDLACPGDKISIYDGDSSTATPLVSDLCGTSATPTHYSTTQRHAYIRLVTDASVSRAGIKLEFLAAKDYSGTGCTGSQTLIAGDNSNLLSSPNFPGLYTNAKTCRWLITSVVGNVDLDIVFSDIEDDLPSRCDYDKYTINDGNDRCENNVVRTVCSHYPKVTPFTFTSSGSSVVVFFVSDSSINRRGFLLKYKSNATYTTTTVTQTTESSSPQATSSSVEKSNKDSNTCMDARMVIGIVFGSLVVVIFSVIVVVFMILRFHNLQKTIKQKD from the exons atggcATGGATCCTGATGTTTTTTCATATGCTAATAA aATACGTTTCCTCCACTTGTGACGTCACTGCTCATGAAATCCAAGCAGACTCCAGCTGGCGTTTCCTCACTTCCACGGGGTACCACGAAGGGAGCGGATCATACATTAA TAACATGGATTGTTGGTGGCGGATCGACTCGGGAGGGGATGATCTCAAGCTTTTGTTATTTCTGACTCGAGACCTTGCGTGCCCCGGGGATAAAATTTCCATTTATGACG GAGACAGTTCCACAGCCACGCCCCTCGTCAGCGACCTGTGCGGTACATCAGCCACGCCCACTCACTACTCCACCACCCAGCGCCACGCCTACATCCGTCTGGTGACGGACGCCAGTGTCAGTAGGGCGGGGATCAAGCTGGAGTTCCTGGCGGCCAAGGACTACT CAGGAACAGGTTGTACAGGATCACAGACGTTGATTGCGGGAGACAACTCCAATCTTCTTTCAAGTCCGAACTTTCCAGGCCTCTACACAAA TGCCAAAACATGCCGATGGCTGATTACAAGCGTCGTTGGAAATGTTGACCTTGACATCGTGTTTTCTGATATTGAAGACGACCTTCCCAGTCGGTGTGACTATGACAAGTACACCATTAACGACG GTAATGACCGCTGTGAAAACAACGTGGTAAGGACCGTGTGCTCTCATTACCCAAAGGTCACGCCATTTACATTTACTTCTTCCGGGTCATCCGTTGTGGTGTTTTTTGTCAGTGATAGCAGCATCAATCGAAGGGGATTTCTTCTGAAGTACAAATCGAATGCGACCTATACAACAACGACCGTTACCCAGACAACAGAATCAAGTTCACCCCAGGCTACGTCCTCAAGCGTGGAAAAAAGTAACAAAG attcgaACACGTGCATGGATGCCAGGATGGTGATCGGCATTGTTTTCGGGTCCCTGGTTGTGGTGATATTTTCTGTTATCGTTGTTGTATTTATGATATTACGCTTTCATAATTTGCAGAAGACGATTAAgcaaaaagattga
- the LOC136276121 gene encoding myosin heavy chain, clone 203-like: MRAAGFYIWLLLGVARAVWGSNSCSYYYNVPKSPGASCESQGGVDRDLEEKIWKMEGNLEGIQMIGKASLDLVQTVQTTAAQFQGSQQMSNLDTLKKQMDGLKTVLMSLPTGNQHPRAVKSTLQKEAKELSTIEWKLINVSMEMTANERSRSVLISSMEKKLQAQEQKLTDLFNKIALLESKIVSHHRGKRAAPNPSSQAAEISNMTDKTINLRVEVLSLGKVEQRKLQDLTKTIDGLKKPVDDAKADLQNLTSSLNGVGTRIMKVASGSSQLQTDVRTVNANIKPKLDQVVKEYHNLSEQLRNATSDYTTAMNDFAKKVRDMNQNEKDVTKLKKDFLTYFNSVSYLGMNVSAQHQDMVKLEQNFIVLIGKVDFDVKTFDLKAQKSLQQITRVIPVLQKRFNLLSNKPTTVASG; this comes from the coding sequence ATGCGGGCTGCAGGATTCTATATTTGGCTACTTTTGGGTGTGGCCCGTGCAGTGTGGGGGTCCAATTCCTGTAGCTACTACTATAACGTGCCCAAGTCCCCGGGGGCTTCCTGCGAGTCCCAAGGCGGAGTTGACAGGGATTTGGAGGAAAAAATATGGAAGATGGAGGGCAACCTAGAAGGAATCCAAATGATAGGAAAGGCGAGCTTGGACTTGGTACAAACTGTTCAAACTACTGCTGCACAGTTCCAGGGCAGTCAGCAGATGAGTAACCTCGATACCTTGAAGAAACAGATGGACGGTCTCAAAACGGTACTAATGTCGCTTCCTACCGGAAATCAACATCCGCGTGCTGTCAAATCAACGCTCCAGAAAGAGGCTAAAGAACTCTCCACGATTGAATGGAAACTGATCAACGTTTCCATGGAAATGACAGCCAATGAGAGAAGTCGATCCGTTCTGATCAGTAGCATGGAGAAAAAACTACAAGCGCAAGAGCAAAAGCTTACCGATTTGTTCAACAAAATTGCCCTATTGGAATCAAAGATTGTGTCTCACCACAGAGGGAAACGCGCCGCACCCAACCCGTCATCTCAGGCCGCCGAGATCAGCAACATGACTGACAAAACTATCAATCTAAGAGTCGAAGTCCTATCGTTAGGAAAGGTTGAACAACGAAAACTTCAGGACCTAACCAAAACAATCGATGGGTTGAAAAAACCGGTGGACGACGCCAAAGCCGATCTTCAAAATCTGACATCATCCTTAAACGGAGTGGGTACGAGGATAATGAAGGTTGCGAGCGGTTCGAGTCAACTGCAAACGGATGTGCGAACGGTAAATGCCAACATTAAGCCGAAACTGGACCAGGTGGTGAAGGAATACCACAACCTCTCTGAGCAACTCCGCAACGCCACCAGCGACTACACCACCGCAATGAACGACTTTGCGAAGAAAGTCAGGGACATGAATCAAAACGAGAAGGACGTCACAAAACTGAAGAAAGATTTTCTTACGTATTTTAACAGTGTCAGCTACTTGGGTATGAACGTGAGTGCTCAACATCAAGACATGGTCAAGCTGGAACAGAACTTCATTGTGCTGATCGGTAAAGTGGACTTTGACGTCAAGACGTTCGATCTAAAGGCACAGAAATCTCTACAACAAATCACCCGTGTAATACCCGTGCTGCAAAAACGATTCAATTTACTGTCCAACAAACCAACAACTGTAGCCTCTGGTTAA
- the LOC105328503 gene encoding uncharacterized protein, translating to MELYNSDSFRNRDLLEVVIQKKEDSKTIKTNDHDEKQKEQIVHMRRTPEMVSRPSSRMSSKQTSIQTEQTPKENPAIAKLSKEAIAKNNVTQTIHSLAILCLAASVILVLDIYVFLMGTGDVPEGGFRNGSLLSSVKQYEDVTEVFTAFSTLVMILSSNCVLVCSMQCFIASKVSKTIDGPERAMKYFRECSSSRLIAVVGFFISFPVFLITLMLCVVLRLKRTPALTAVVVLIIGTILGLLCMVQNIYHWYDEMSSASRGLPAYKDSNKDDDVSRDLNTLV from the exons ATGGAGCTGTATAACTCGGACAGCTTCAGAAACCGGGACCTTCTGGAAGTGGTCATTCAAAAGAAGGAGGACAGTAAGACCATTAAAACCAATGACCATGATGAAAAACAGAAGGAACAAATTGTGCACATGCGTAGAACACCGGAAATGGTCAGCAGACCATCAAGTCGAATGTCATCGAAACAAACGTCCATTCAAACTGAACAAACCCCAAAGGAGAATCCCGCTATAGCTAAACTCAGTAAAGAGGCCATAGCCAAAAACAACGTCACCCAGACCATTCACAGCCTGGCCATTCTGTGTCTAGCGGCTTCTGTAATTCTTGTGTTGGATATATATGTGTTTCTTATGGGAACTGGAGATGTTCCTGAGGGAGGATTTCGGAACGGCAGTTTGCTGTCGTCAGTGAAGCAGTATGAGGACGTGACGGAGGTGTTCACCGCTTTCTCCACGCTGGTGATGATTCTCTCCTCAAACTGTGTCCTAGTGTGCTCTATGCAATGTTTTATAGCTTCAAAAGTCAGTAAAACCATCGATGGCCCTGAGAG GGCAATGAAGTACTTTCGAGAATGCTCCAGCAGCAGATTAATAGCTGTGGTTGGATTTTTCATATCCTTTCCAGTTTTCCTTATCA CTCTAATGCTGTGTGTAGTATTACGTTTAAAAAGGACACCTGCTCTGACTGCTGTCGTGGTGCTTATCATTGGGACAATCCTAGGATTACTGTGCATGGTGCAAAACATTTATCACTGGTATGACGAAATGTCGTCTGCTTCACGAGGACTTCCGGCGTACAAAGATAGTAACAAAGACGATGACGTCAGCAGGGATCTCAACACGTTAGTGTAG
- the LOC105347979 gene encoding exoskeleton protein RP43 isoform X1, which produces MKNIDVVFTKQSTFTGFGRHHFSEYVSSTCDVTAHEIQADSSWRFLTSTGYHEGSGSYINNMDCWWRIDSGGDDLKLLLFLTRDLACPGDKISIYDGDSSTATPLVSDLCGTSATPTHYSTTQRHAYIRLVTDASVSRAGIKLEFLAAKDYSGTGCTGSQTLIAGDNSNLLSSPNFPGLYTNAKTCRWLITSVVGNVDLDIVFSDIEDDLPSRCDYDKYTINDGNDRCENNVVRTVCSHYPKVTPFTFTSSGSSVVVFFVSDSSINRRGFLLKYKSNATYTTTTVTQTTESSSPQATSSSVEKSNKDSNTCMDARMVIGIVFGSLVVVIFSVIVVVFMILRFHNLQKTIKQKD; this is translated from the exons A TGAAAAATATCGACGTAGTCTTCACTAAGCAGAGTACATTTACTGGATTTGGAAGGCATCATTTTTCAG aATACGTTTCCTCCACTTGTGACGTCACTGCTCATGAAATCCAAGCAGACTCCAGCTGGCGTTTCCTCACTTCCACGGGGTACCACGAAGGGAGCGGATCATACATTAA TAACATGGATTGTTGGTGGCGGATCGACTCGGGAGGGGATGATCTCAAGCTTTTGTTATTTCTGACTCGAGACCTTGCGTGCCCCGGGGATAAAATTTCCATTTATGACG GAGACAGTTCCACAGCCACGCCCCTCGTCAGCGACCTGTGCGGTACATCAGCCACGCCCACTCACTACTCCACCACCCAGCGCCACGCCTACATCCGTCTGGTGACGGACGCCAGTGTCAGTAGGGCGGGGATCAAGCTGGAGTTCCTGGCGGCCAAGGACTACT CAGGAACAGGTTGTACAGGATCACAGACGTTGATTGCGGGAGACAACTCCAATCTTCTTTCAAGTCCGAACTTTCCAGGCCTCTACACAAA TGCCAAAACATGCCGATGGCTGATTACAAGCGTCGTTGGAAATGTTGACCTTGACATCGTGTTTTCTGATATTGAAGACGACCTTCCCAGTCGGTGTGACTATGACAAGTACACCATTAACGACG GTAATGACCGCTGTGAAAACAACGTGGTAAGGACCGTGTGCTCTCATTACCCAAAGGTCACGCCATTTACATTTACTTCTTCCGGGTCATCCGTTGTGGTGTTTTTTGTCAGTGATAGCAGCATCAATCGAAGGGGATTTCTTCTGAAGTACAAATCGAATGCGACCTATACAACAACGACCGTTACCCAGACAACAGAATCAAGTTCACCCCAGGCTACGTCCTCAAGCGTGGAAAAAAGTAACAAAG attcgaACACGTGCATGGATGCCAGGATGGTGATCGGCATTGTTTTCGGGTCCCTGGTTGTGGTGATATTTTCTGTTATCGTTGTTGTATTTATGATATTACGCTTTCATAATTTGCAGAAGACGATTAAgcaaaaagattga